In Nasonia vitripennis strain AsymCx unplaced genomic scaffold, Nvit_psr_1.1 unplaced0247, whole genome shotgun sequence, the following proteins share a genomic window:
- the LOC116418343 gene encoding uncharacterized protein LOC116418343: MDGPNPEEEIEEFDPNDYQSFDLIIDHNSEKDDNIKFYLNENQLFDNESFKQNILLDATDDEKDTNNNADLYTSDFEELDSESIIGSAYYEKINDDNDKTVVENTFIVGEYIYNIENIIRYKA; encoded by the coding sequence ATGGATGGTCCAAACCCTGAAGAGGAAATCGAAGAATTCGATCCTAACGATTATCAATCATTTGATTTAATTATTGACCATAACTCTGAAAAGGATGATAACATCAAATTTTACCTAAATGAGAATCAGTTATTTGACAATGAATCGttcaaacaaaatattttactcgatGCTACAGATGATGAAAAAGACACTAATAATAATGCAGATTTATATACGTCAGACTTTGAGGAACTAGACTCCGAAAGTATTATTGGTTCAGCgtactatgaaaaaataaatgatgataatgataaaaCAGTAGTTGAAAATACTTTCATCGTTGGTGAGTACATCTataatatagaaaatataataaggtATAaggcatga